CATGTGAGTAGTTCTCCGGAACCGCCCAGATCACCGGCCAGCGCGGCTTGAAATCCGCCGGACCTTCGAGATCGGTCAGCACCACCGCGATATCCGGCCTGTGCCGGTCCGCCTCCGCGAGGAGTGGGGTGAAATCGGTGCCGCCGCCGCCGGTGAATTCGATCTCGCTTAGCACGAAACGCCGGCCCGGCTCGAAGAATTCGACCTGCCGCACGCGCTCGTCGCCGATGATCAGCACCAGCCCGGCCTCCTGCCGCCGGGTGATGGTCTCGATCTCGCGCGCGAAGCGCTCCATCAATTGGTCGTCGATCGAGCCGGAGACGTCGATGATCAGCGCCAGCCGCGGCTCGTTCTTGGTCGCGGAGAATCCCGGCTCGAACGGCATCCGGTGTTGGCCGGCGCGGCCCTGATTGGCGATGTAGGAGCGCGCCGGCCGCGACCAGGTCAGCGACGGTTTTCGCGCCAGCCCGCGCGCAAGCTGCACGCGCAGCACCTGCGCCCACGGTGTGCGGCTGCGCGGCAAGTCTGCGATCAGCGCCCGCAGCATCGAAAACGCGCCGTCGCCGGCGTGGCCGCGCAGGATCCGCTCGCTCCATTCGCGGGCGTGCTCGGCTTCGTGTTCCGGCGCCGATTGTGATTCCGGATTCGGCACCAGATCGCGGACGCCGCCTGCGCCGAGCTCGCGCACCTTGGACGCGCGGGCGCCGTCGGCGCGCTGTTCGGCGCTCTCCTGCGCGGATTCGGATTGCGACTGCGACGGGTCGCCGCCGCCGGCGCCCGAGGCGTCGGACTGCGAGCCCGCTTGCGATTTGTTGCCGGTCTTCGACTTGCCGTTGTTGCTGTCGCTGTCGCGATCGTCGATCGCGCGATACAGCTTCTCGACGTCCCATTCTAGCAGCGCCGCCTCGGCGTCCTGCTCGCGCCTCAGCGCCTTGGCGAGGATCTGCTCCAGCATCACGGACTTTTCCGGCAGCGTCAGCCAGCTCAGATGCGCCAGCGTCGAATTGACGATGGCGTCGGCGCAGATGTTGAACAATTCGAGGTCGACGTCGCCGATCACGCGCTGCAGTTCGACGAAGCGCTGCGGATGGCGCAGCGCGATGTGCAGCACCTCGTGGGCGACGAGGCCGACTTGTTCGGGCAGCGGCAGCTTGTCGAAGGCGGCGCCGTAATACACGGTGGTGCCGTCGGTGAGTACGACCACGGCCGCCGTATCGCTGTCCGCGGTCAGGTCCTGATGCCGCACCCATAATGCCAGCCCGCCGGTGGAGGGCGCGAACTCGACCATGCGCTGGATCGCGCGCGTTCCGCGATGGCAATACAGCGCGATGGTCTCAGGCATCCTGCAGATCCATCTGCCGGCGTTCGCCGTAGCGCGCATAGGCCGGACTGTCGAAGATCGCGGCCTCGAGGCCGTTCTCCAGCGCGCGCTGCATCAACAGTTCCATCGCCAGCGTCTGCGCCTCGCGAATCGGCAGCGGGACGTTGCCGCGAATATCGGGCAGTTGCTCGATGATCTCCAGCGCGCGGGCCAGTGTCGGCTGATCGGTGCAGGCCGCCAGCAGGCCGTACAGCATGCCGTAGAGCGCATCGAGCGTCTTCGGCAGCAGCGCGGCGGTCTCCGGGCCCGGCCGCGCGGCCAGCAACTTCACCACATCGGTGCCGGCCTTGATCTCGCGCAGCACGCCGAAGAACTCCGCCGCATTGGCGGCGCCGATCCGGCCCTGCACGAACAGCCGCTTGGCGGGATCGGACAGGCCGGACTTCAGCACGTTGGAGATATCTTCCCAGCCGCGCGGGCTGGCGCCGATCAGATGATCGCCGGCGAGCTGCGCTTGCGTATCGTCGAGCTTGTCCGGACGGATCTTCAGATAGGCCATCACCTCGGGCGCGAAATCACGTGCCATGGCGTGGCTCAGGAAGGCGTCGATCGCGGTCTGCACATTGAAGTGGAACATGCGGTCGGCGAGTGCGGTGCCCATGTCGTGGCTGATCGCGCCGTGGAAGCTGGCATTGCCGGCGGCGACCACCAGCCAGCCGTCGGGCAGTTGGTAGTTGCCGACGCGGCGATCGAGGATCAGCGAATAGGCCGAGATTTGCAGCCGCTGATCGGCCGCGGTCAGTTCATCGAGGAACAACAGCCCCTCGGGCTGGTCGGGCGAAGGCAGGAATTCCGGCGGAAACCACACCGTCTTGGCCAGATTTTCGTCGGCGTAGATCGCGCCGCGGATATCGACCGGCTCGATCGTGGTGAGGCGCAGATCGACCAGCGGCACCTTGTAGTGCTCGGCGACCTGGTGGACGACCGACGACTTGCCGACGCCGCGCGTCCCCCACAGCATCGAGGCGCGCTTGCGCAGCGTCGGCTCGCCGTATTGTTCGATCAGCGCCGCCTTCGCAGCAGCGATCGAGACCGGGGGGATGTTCATCGGGTTGCCGTGCATCGATCGGTTCCTCGCTTAGGTCTGCTGAACGTCGAGAGTCTGCGGTGCGGCCGTTTCGATCTTCGGATGCCAGGAAGCGTGCGTCATGCGGCGCGGGAACGGCGGGATTTCCATCGATGGAATATCGCGCATGCCGAATGCGCCGATCATCAGCAGCGGCGGCGCGCCCATCAGCAGCAAATTGACGATGGAGTCCTGCGGGATCTCGACCAGCGTCAGGCTGGCCGCGCCGAGAATCATGCTCGCGAAGAACAACAGCGGCAGCGCGCGACGCAGCGCGACACCCCAGCGCGCCCGCACCAGCGCCTCGTGGAAGGCGGCCGGCGGCTGCGACAGCGTGCGCGTCAGATGCGATACGGTCCTCTCAAGCCGCTGTTCGATCAGGCGGC
The DNA window shown above is from Rhodopseudomonas palustris HaA2 and carries:
- a CDS encoding vWA domain-containing protein, producing the protein MPETIALYCHRGTRAIQRMVEFAPSTGGLALWVRHQDLTADSDTAAVVVLTDGTTVYYGAAFDKLPLPEQVGLVAHEVLHIALRHPQRFVELQRVIGDVDLELFNICADAIVNSTLAHLSWLTLPEKSVMLEQILAKALRREQDAEAALLEWDVEKLYRAIDDRDSDSNNGKSKTGNKSQAGSQSDASGAGGGDPSQSQSESAQESAEQRADGARASKVRELGAGGVRDLVPNPESQSAPEHEAEHAREWSERILRGHAGDGAFSMLRALIADLPRSRTPWAQVLRVQLARGLARKPSLTWSRPARSYIANQGRAGQHRMPFEPGFSATKNEPRLALIIDVSGSIDDQLMERFAREIETITRRQEAGLVLIIGDERVRQVEFFEPGRRFVLSEIEFTGGGGTDFTPLLAEADRHRPDIAVVLTDLEGPADFKPRWPVIWAVPENYSHAVQPFGRLLTLN